CGCAGTGAGAAATGGTGGGGCGCGTTCTGGGACAAGAGCCGCATCGTCATCAACCCGATGACCGGCGAGCAAAACACGCCGTGGCGGGTGGGGCGGAATTACCAGTTGTTCCGCTACATGTTAGGCTGCAACTACGCTGGCGAAACCCCGACGAAATTCAATGGCGGCAACTTCACCGTGGACCCGTTTGTCTCGATCAACGGCGATGTTTACAAGGACTCGGACACAACCGGCAAGGACTACGACGCCGACTGGCGGGCCTGGGGTGGGCATGTTTACACCGCGCAGAACCAACGCCTGGTCTATTGGCCCTTGCTCAAGTCCGGCGACGGCGCGGCGATCCGTCCGCAGCTCGACCTCTTCAAACTCGGCCTCGGTGGTGCGCAGGCGCGTTGCCGGGAGCATTTCGGGCACGACGGCGCCGTTTACTGCGAATACACCAATGCCGCCGGGCTTGCCATCGCCAGCGGCTGGGGCTGGGACGCCGACAAGGATTTCATGCCCGATAGCCGCTTCGGCTGGAAGGCGGACAAGTCGTGGAACGGCTGGAGGAAACGTGGCCCCGAAGTCCCCTTCGGCGATCCCCGCGCCGATGCCACCAAGAGCTATGGCGAGCCGGTGGAGAAGGGGGTCATGGCCAACGGCGCGATCGCTTACCACTGGGAGTCCCAGGTGGAGCACGCCTACATGGCGCTGCTTTACCGCAAGTACACGGGCGCGGACATCGGCGAATACCTGCCGTTCATCAAGGCGTCACTGGTGTTTTTCGACCAACACTATCAGAAAAGGGAAAAGCTGCGCGGCGGCAGCGGTCTGGACAACAACGGAAAGATCGTTTTTTTCCCGTCCACCGCCTGTGAGTCCTACCGGGGTGCGAAAAACCCGAGCGACCTGGTCTCGGGCATCCGCTCCTGCCTCAACGAGCTGTTAGCCCAGGAGCTGTATGTGGACGCCACGGAGAAATCCTACCTCGAGGGCTATCTCACCCGACTACCGGAGGTCTCCTTCGGCAAGGCGAAAAACGGCGACGCCATCGTCCTGCCCGCCGAGACGTGGAAATTCTATCAGAACGTCGAGTGCCCGCAGTTCTACCCGCTGTTTCCCTTCAACCGCTACAACCTGGTCGAGCACGACATGACACCGTTCAAGAACGCGTGGAAACATGGCGATTTCCCGAAGAATATGTATTGGAGCTGGCACCAGGACGCGATCTTCTACGCCCGCATGGGCATGACCCAGGAGGCGGCGGACTTCACTGTCAAGAAACTCGACAACAGCAACCGCCGCTTCCCCGCGTTCTGGGGGCCTGGCCACGACTGGGTGCCCGACCACAACTGGGGCGGCTCCGGCATGATCGGCCTGCAGGAGATGCTGATGCAGACCTTCGACCGCAAAATCGTGCTCTTCCCCGCCTGGCCGAAACACTGGGACGTGGACTTCAAACTGCACGCCCCCTACCAGACGGTGGTCGAGGGGAAACTGGTCAACGGTAAGGTCGAAAACCTGCGGGTCACCCCAGCATCCCGCCAGGCCGATATCGTGAATCTGCTGAAATAAGCCAGTTCCAATGGCTGTGCCGACTGGAAATTGTTAGGTGTCAGCTGCCGCAGCGCGGATGATGCCTGGATGCACACCTCATTCGCTCCGCCGACGGGGCTGGTGTTTATTTCCCCTCCTGGTATTTGGGGTTGTACTTGCCTCGGCTGTGGAAGCCCTCGAACATGCGGGTGGTGGAATAGCGCGGGTAGCTGTCGAAGACCTCGCTGCCGGACATGCGGGGGTCGCCTTGGCGCGTGAGCCGGCTGTCGAGCTGCTCGCGGAGCCTGGCTTTGACGTCGGCGTACTGCGGCTCCCGGGCGATGTCCTTGAGGCAATGGGGGTCGGACTTGATGTCGTAGAGCTGTTCCGCGGGGCGCATGCCAAAGGCGATCTTGAAGAGCTCCGGGTATTTCCCGGCGTTTGTGAGCATGTAGCTCTTGCTGGGCGAGGGGTCGATATCCAGGTAGCCCGGATACATCCCGGCAAATCCGGGGGTGCGGTTGCGGCGGTCGTTTTCCGGGGTGACCGGCACGGGATCACCGAGCGGCCAGCGGTCCGGGGTGTAGTTTTTGATATAGAGGAAGTCCTTGCTGCGGATCGCGCGGGCGGGGTAGCCGAGGTTGTCCGGGCGGGCGTGGGTGTGGCGCTCGCGCCCGGTGAGCACGTAGTCGCGGTGCGGTTTCCGGTCGGCAGCCCCGTTGTTGAGCAAGACCGGGGTGAGTGACTTGCCGGTCATCTCCGGAGCGTCCTTCACACCGGCGAGTTCAAGGAAGGTGGGGGCGAGGTCGATCAGGCTGACGAGCTCAGCACATTTGGCGGACGGCTTGATTTTGGCCGGCCAGGCGATGGCAAGCGGCACGTGGGTGCCGAATTCCTGGAGGTTGGCCTTGGCGTAGGGGAAGGGCATGCCATTGTCGGCGGTGACAACCACGATG
The sequence above is drawn from the Akkermansiaceae bacterium genome and encodes:
- a CDS encoding sulfatase → MKLLTAIRLAVLSVFSILSVTVQAEDRPNILFAIADDQSFLHAGAYGFVNVKTPAFDRVASEGILFGNAFVAAPQCSPSRAAILTGKNIWQLEEAGTHASSFPKKFTTFTDQLEAAGYHIGYTGKAWGPGNYRVSGRKRNPVGPGYSRKKVKNLPNNSISPIDYAGNFADFLAKRKDRQPFFFWYGCLEPHRPYKKGSGVESGKSLAKALIPAFLPDSEATRGDLLDYALEIEYFDAHLLNMLRQLERAGELENTIVVVTADNGMPFPYAKANLQEFGTHVPLAIAWPAKIKPSAKCAELVSLIDLAPTFLELAGVKDAPEMTGKSLTPVLLNNGAADRKPHRDYVLTGRERHTHARPDNLGYPARAIRSKDFLYIKNYTPDRWPLGDPVPVTPENDRRNRTPGFAGMYPGYLDIDPSPSKSYMLTNAGKYPELFKIAFGMRPAEQLYDIKSDPHCLKDIAREPQYADVKARLREQLDSRLTRQGDPRMSGSEVFDSYPRYSTTRMFEGFHSRGKYNPKYQEGK